One segment of Campylobacter hominis ATCC BAA-381 DNA contains the following:
- a CDS encoding UDP-N-acetylmuramate dehydrogenase yields the protein MEFRRIDFSKFSSVKIGGVFDVQILHANSDFNGIVIGGANNILISPNPPKLGILSDEFNFIRLNGDLLTIGAACKSAKIYNFAKRENIAGFEFLRNIPGTLGGLITMNAGLAGFEISNNLINVKTNFGIFDKKDLNFSYRKSEIKGVILEAAFKILRGFDTVLSDEIFAKRKNQPKHATFGSVFKNPKGDFAGRLIEAAGLKGFQIGAAKFSEIHANFLINTGGATFTDAIDLINLAKKKVFEKFGVKLECEVKIL from the coding sequence ATGGAATTCAGGCGCATTGATTTCAGTAAATTCAGCTCTGTAAAAATAGGCGGAGTTTTTGATGTGCAAATTTTGCATGCAAATAGCGATTTTAACGGCATTGTAATCGGTGGCGCAAACAATATCCTGATATCACCGAACCCGCCAAAACTTGGAATTTTAAGCGATGAGTTTAATTTTATAAGATTAAATGGCGATCTGCTGACAATCGGCGCAGCGTGCAAATCGGCAAAAATTTATAATTTTGCAAAGCGAGAAAATATTGCAGGGTTCGAATTTTTAAGAAATATCCCCGGCACTCTTGGAGGGCTGATTACCATGAATGCAGGTTTGGCGGGTTTTGAAATTTCAAACAATTTAATAAATGTGAAAACAAATTTCGGAATTTTTGACAAAAAAGATTTAAATTTCAGTTACAGAAAAAGCGAGATAAAAGGCGTAATTTTAGAAGCTGCATTTAAAATTTTACGCGGATTTGATACCGTATTAAGCGATGAAATTTTTGCAAAACGCAAAAATCAGCCAAAACACGCGACTTTCGGCAGCGTTTTTAAAAATCCGAAAGGAGATTTTGCAGGTAGATTAATTGAAGCCGCAGGTTTGAAAGGTTTTCAGATAGGTGCCGCAAAATTCAGTGAAATCCACGCGAATTTCTTAATCAACACGGGCGGCGCAACTTTTACCGACGCAATAGACTTAATAAATCTTGCCAAAAAAAAGGTTTTTGAAAAATTCGGCGTAAAACTTGAATGCGAAGTTAAAATTTTATAA
- a CDS encoding menaquinone biosynthesis family protein, giving the protein MYMAIKFGWVDSKWLNFTNKADDIQTLNEATLRGLYDICAISFALYPFVADDFALLRTAVSFGEGYGPKLIKKKDRKLKPNFKVALSGEHTSNALLFHIAYPNARIIYKNFLEIENAVLSGEVDAGVLIHESILDFSDELCVEREIWDIWKELCEEDLPLPLGGMCLRRSLPLTDAIECERVLTDAVKVAHDHKKLLSKMLIERNLVRINDEKLDAYLNLYANKNSISMDEKQLRACDKMFELGYRHGFYGSLIRADENLIPTEYLNARNG; this is encoded by the coding sequence ATGTATATGGCGATAAAATTCGGTTGGGTTGACTCAAAATGGCTAAATTTCACAAATAAAGCGGATGATATCCAAACTCTGAACGAAGCGACTTTACGCGGACTTTATGATATTTGTGCAATCAGTTTTGCGCTATATCCGTTTGTGGCGGATGATTTCGCACTTCTTCGCACAGCAGTCAGTTTCGGCGAAGGTTACGGTCCGAAACTTATAAAGAAAAAAGACAGAAAATTAAAACCGAATTTTAAAGTTGCGCTTAGCGGCGAGCACACAAGCAACGCGCTTTTATTTCATATCGCATATCCGAATGCAAGAATAATTTACAAAAATTTCCTTGAAATCGAAAATGCGGTGCTTTCAGGAGAAGTCGATGCCGGAGTTTTGATACATGAAAGCATTTTGGATTTTTCCGATGAACTTTGTGTAGAACGCGAAATTTGGGACATTTGGAAAGAGCTTTGCGAAGAAGATTTGCCGCTTCCGCTTGGCGGAATGTGCCTAAGAAGAAGTTTGCCTCTAACCGACGCGATAGAATGCGAACGCGTTTTAACGGACGCCGTAAAAGTAGCGCACGATCATAAAAAATTGCTCTCAAAAATGTTGATAGAGCGAAATTTAGTGCGTATTAACGATGAAAAACTTGACGCTTATCTTAATCTTTATGCAAACAAAAATTCAATAAGTATGGACGAAAAGCAACTTCGTGCGTGCGATAAAATGTTTGAACTTGGCTATAGACACGGATTTTACGGCTCACTTATCCGTGCAGACGAAAATCTCATACCGACAGAATATCTAAATGCAAGAAACGGCTAA
- a CDS encoding RDD family protein has product MSRKKAIVAPIFSRFKAFIIDIFFIAIPLFYIVTYLILGSKEALWQNQLAISAIWIIYALITSLFFVLKAQTPGYKAQNIYLINTRTGKKADFFRILLRFVCFIISGFCIVGLLICFFRKDRLNLHDLLTQTAPVLPKS; this is encoded by the coding sequence ATGTCACGAAAAAAAGCCATTGTCGCACCGATTTTTAGCCGATTTAAAGCATTTATTATTGATATTTTTTTTATTGCCATTCCGCTTTTTTACATTGTCACATATTTAATTTTGGGTTCGAAAGAGGCTCTTTGGCAAAATCAGCTTGCAATCAGTGCAATCTGGATAATTTATGCGCTTATCACAAGTCTGTTTTTTGTTTTAAAAGCTCAAACTCCCGGATACAAAGCTCAAAATATTTATTTGATTAATACACGCACCGGTAAAAAAGCTGATTTTTTCAGGATTTTGTTGCGTTTTGTCTGTTTTATCATCTCAGGCTTTTGCATTGTCGGGCTTTTGATCTGTTTTTTTCGTAAAGACCGTTTGAATTTGCACGATTTGCTCACGCAAACAGCACCTGTTTTGCCAAAAAGTTGA
- a CDS encoding patatin-like phospholipase family protein gives MKKIGVVLSGGGLKGAYEIGFLKALGEFEILPATISGTSIGAINGAFLSAYKDPIKTAEILQNLWLNTNVLDVFKLKKPQNLKLENFGHFSKIPNFKKDFDFCAPQKFFYQLANAALPNFINEGFFKRENLANFLRTNISTSKILNGIPLFIALTESSDFSPFFVNVQSLDKNEIIDYLLSSASFAFGFENTNGFIDGAISGENIPITPLLKQNLDLIIVCNIENNGFLSLFKKHRNFVCTTKIIEISPPKGYFGMVDFINFWQLNDFINRGYLDTTEILKNVKI, from the coding sequence ATGAAAAAAATCGGCGTGGTTTTATCCGGCGGCGGTCTTAAAGGTGCATATGAAATTGGCTTTTTAAAGGCGCTTGGCGAGTTCGAAATTTTACCTGCGACGATTTCAGGAACAAGTATCGGTGCTATAAACGGCGCGTTTTTAAGCGCCTACAAAGATCCGATTAAAACAGCTGAAATTTTACAAAATTTATGGCTGAATACAAATGTGCTTGATGTTTTTAAGCTAAAAAAACCGCAAAATTTAAAGCTTGAAAATTTCGGGCACTTTAGCAAAATTCCAAATTTTAAAAAAGATTTTGATTTTTGTGCGCCGCAAAAATTTTTCTATCAATTAGCAAACGCCGCACTACCGAATTTTATAAATGAAGGTTTTTTTAAAAGGGAAAATTTAGCAAATTTCTTGCGTACAAATATTTCTACAAGCAAGATTTTAAACGGAATTCCGCTTTTTATCGCTCTTACTGAAAGCAGCGATTTTTCACCGTTTTTTGTCAATGTCCAATCACTTGATAAAAATGAAATCATCGATTATTTGCTTAGCAGCGCTTCTTTTGCATTTGGATTTGAGAATACAAACGGCTTTATTGACGGTGCGATAAGTGGCGAAAATATCCCGATTACACCGCTTTTAAAGCAAAATTTGGATCTTATAATTGTTTGCAACATCGAAAATAACGGTTTTTTATCACTTTTTAAAAAACACAGAAATTTTGTCTGCACTACAAAAATTATCGAAATTTCGCCACCTAAAGGTTATTTCGGCATGGTAGATTTCATAAATTTTTGGCAGCTTAACGATTTTATTAATAGAGGCTACCTTGATACGACCGAAATTTTAAAAAATGTGAAAATATAA
- the gdhA gene encoding NADP-specific glutamate dehydrogenase, whose translation MVRDYITDVLEDIRRKNPGQEVFLQAATEILHSLVPLLEREDKYIKNRIIERILVPERTLMFRVVYVNDKLEPCVHTGYRIEFNSAIGPYKGGLRFHPTANLGVLKFLGFEQIFKNSLTGLNMGGGKGGANFNPKGKSDGEIMRFCQNFMIELQRLISDVSDVPAGDIGVGAREIGYLFGAYKKIKRRFDGSLTGKGLNWGGSLARTEATGYGSVYFANEMLCKKGDALRGKKCAISGSGNVAIYTAEKLYQMEALPITVSDSTGFIYDMDGIDVMALKKIKEELRLGLSEYLKYRPKAKFTPLAEYPAGRNAVWNIPCDAAFPSATQNELNLEDAKELYKNGCRLICEGANMPSTLEAIDFILSKKDMLFGPAKAANAGGVATSGLEMAQNASMQSWSFEDVDSRLHDIMRHIFRISYDTSKEFGDEGNLVLGSNIAGFRKVADAMIDQGYL comes from the coding sequence ATGGTTAGAGATTATATAACCGATGTCTTGGAAGATATAAGGCGAAAAAACCCCGGTCAAGAGGTTTTTTTACAAGCTGCAACCGAAATTTTACATAGTTTGGTTCCGCTTTTAGAACGGGAAGATAAATATATAAAAAATCGTATAATTGAGCGAATTTTAGTGCCTGAGCGCACGTTGATGTTTCGCGTGGTTTATGTGAATGATAAACTGGAGCCTTGCGTACATACAGGTTATAGAATCGAATTTAACTCGGCGATCGGTCCTTATAAAGGCGGTTTAAGATTTCATCCGACCGCAAATTTGGGCGTTTTAAAATTTCTAGGATTTGAACAAATTTTTAAAAATTCATTAACAGGTCTTAATATGGGCGGCGGAAAAGGCGGCGCAAATTTTAATCCTAAAGGCAAAAGTGACGGTGAAATTATGCGATTTTGCCAAAATTTTATGATTGAGCTTCAAAGACTTATAAGCGATGTAAGCGATGTACCGGCAGGCGATATCGGAGTTGGCGCAAGAGAGATCGGATATCTATTCGGCGCTTACAAAAAGATAAAACGCAGATTTGACGGCTCACTTACAGGAAAAGGTCTAAACTGGGGCGGAAGCCTGGCAAGAACAGAAGCTACAGGATACGGTTCCGTTTATTTTGCAAATGAGATGTTATGTAAAAAAGGAGATGCTCTAAGAGGAAAAAAATGCGCCATAAGCGGTTCGGGAAATGTTGCAATTTATACCGCAGAAAAGCTTTACCAAATGGAGGCTTTACCGATAACAGTCAGTGATTCTACAGGTTTTATCTACGATATGGACGGTATAGATGTTATGGCACTTAAAAAAATTAAAGAAGAGCTTCGTTTGGGTCTCAGTGAATATTTAAAATATCGTCCGAAAGCTAAATTCACACCTTTAGCCGAATATCCTGCCGGCAGAAATGCGGTTTGGAATATACCTTGTGATGCCGCTTTTCCTAGCGCTACACAAAATGAGTTAAACTTAGAAGATGCAAAAGAGCTTTATAAAAACGGCTGTCGTTTAATCTGCGAAGGCGCAAATATGCCAAGCACTCTTGAAGCGATTGATTTTATACTTTCTAAAAAAGATATGCTTTTTGGTCCTGCAAAAGCTGCAAATGCCGGCGGTGTGGCGACTAGCGGACTTGAAATGGCGCAAAATGCAAGTATGCAAAGCTGGTCGTTTGAAGATGTGGACAGCAGACTTCACGACATTATGCGACATATTTTCAGGATTAGCTACGATACATCAAAAGAGTTCGGCGATGAGGGAAATCTCGTGCTCGGCTCAAATATCGCCGGCTTTAGAAAAGTAGCGGACGCGATGATAGATCAAGGTTATTTATAA
- a CDS encoding MqnA/MqnD/SBP family protein, with amino-acid sequence MLFGKIDYLNLLPFHVFLKRSRLQNATKKAIEFKKDVPSKLCRSLFYGKVDAAVISSIESRIKKYKKISMGVVAKDRVISVLVRKNSARKLDPASMSSNMLSLILNLKGEVIIGDRALKCYLNEGRDKFYDLGEIWHKKYNLPFVFAKFCCIKNGDFYTGLIKKFLKQKVKIPQYILAEYAKSRGITKKDITWYLNFISYKIGAKEEKAFKIFIKKARKLNFNPMEKNDG; translated from the coding sequence ATGTTATTTGGAAAAATCGATTATCTTAATTTACTTCCATTTCATGTTTTTTTAAAACGTTCGCGGTTACAAAATGCCACAAAAAAGGCGATTGAATTTAAAAAAGATGTTCCAAGTAAATTATGCAGATCGCTTTTTTACGGAAAAGTTGATGCAGCCGTAATTTCAAGCATAGAAAGCAGAATAAAAAAATATAAAAAAATCTCTATGGGCGTAGTGGCAAAAGATCGAGTAATCAGCGTTTTAGTGCGAAAAAATAGCGCCAGGAAATTAGATCCAGCTTCAATGAGTTCAAATATGTTAAGTCTAATTCTAAATTTAAAAGGCGAAGTTATAATAGGTGACCGTGCCTTAAAATGTTATTTAAACGAAGGTAGAGATAAATTTTATGATTTAGGTGAAATTTGGCATAAAAAATATAATTTGCCGTTTGTTTTTGCAAAATTCTGTTGTATAAAAAACGGTGATTTTTATACCGGTCTTATAAAAAAATTTTTAAAACAAAAGGTTAAAATTCCGCAGTATATTTTGGCAGAGTATGCCAAAAGTCGCGGTATAACGAAAAAAGATATCACTTGGTATCTAAATTTCATAAGTTATAAAATAGGCGCCAAAGAAGAAAAGGCATTTAAAATTTTTATAAAAAAAGCAAGAAAATTGAATTTTAATCCAATGGAGAAAAACGATGGTTAG
- the ung gene encoding uracil-DNA glycosylase, protein MAIKLENIKIEKSWKEVLKGEFLSPYFLEIKEKLVCLKNSGVTIYPPGNLIFNAFNLTPFDKVKVVILGQDPYHEVNQAMGLSFSVPKDVRIPPSLINIFKEINSDLGINEPNCGDLTFWAKQGVLLLNASLSVSAKIANSHKNFGWQIFTDAVIKTLSQKRENIVFMLWGNFAKAKATLIDAKKHLILTAAHPSPLAGGAFFGCKHFSKCNNFLISRGISPINWDLNYTDNQPF, encoded by the coding sequence ATGGCTATAAAATTAGAAAATATCAAGATTGAGAAGAGTTGGAAAGAGGTGTTAAAAGGCGAATTTCTCTCTCCATATTTTTTGGAGATAAAAGAAAAACTGGTCTGTTTAAAAAATAGCGGAGTTACCATATATCCGCCCGGAAATTTGATTTTTAACGCATTTAATTTAACGCCTTTTGACAAAGTCAAAGTTGTAATTTTAGGACAAGATCCATATCACGAAGTAAATCAGGCTATGGGACTTAGTTTTTCCGTGCCGAAAGATGTCCGCATTCCGCCAAGTCTGATAAATATTTTTAAAGAGATTAATAGCGATTTAGGCATAAATGAGCCCAATTGCGGTGATTTAACATTTTGGGCCAAACAGGGCGTTTTGTTGTTAAACGCATCTCTTAGCGTTTCGGCTAAAATTGCAAATTCTCATAAAAATTTCGGTTGGCAGATATTCACCGACGCTGTCATAAAAACACTTTCGCAAAAAAGAGAAAATATAGTTTTTATGCTTTGGGGAAATTTTGCAAAAGCGAAGGCTACGCTGATAGACGCAAAAAAGCATTTGATATTAACGGCAGCCCATCCAAGCCCGCTTGCAGGGGGTGCTTTTTTTGGTTGCAAACATTTCAGCAAATGTAATAATTTTTTGATTTCTCGTGGAATTTCACCGATAAATTGGGATTTAAACTACACAGACAATCAACCGTTTTAA
- a CDS encoding ABC transporter permease, with amino-acid sequence MRFLSLIKKEFLSIKNDRKSAVIVFIFPFLLTFLFANSVNFEVNNISLGVLNFSNSKESERILKNFEGTKRISKIYMLTSFEEAKILIDSEKITTLVIFNEDFARNKKVEVIVDGRNSNASQITLGYITSMINEPQFIKIRYLYNPNVENFWWILPNLIGLISMAICVIMTAMSIPRELELGTMEQILVSPLKHFEILLGKLTTAFLIGLIISFVIFILMITVFDVPFFGSFWLLFFGISVFVFSTCATGIAISVFAKTQQQAILYSCSYFVPSILLSGFATPIENMPSWLIPVANCFQLKHYAIFIKSVILKDTAFTALLPELSVMLVLGIFYFILSFILFKKRF; translated from the coding sequence TTGAGATTTCTTTCGCTCATTAAAAAAGAATTTTTATCTATTAAAAATGATAGAAAAAGCGCCGTAATTGTTTTTATTTTTCCGTTTTTACTTACTTTTTTATTTGCAAATTCAGTAAATTTCGAAGTAAACAATATCTCTTTGGGCGTTTTAAATTTCAGCAATTCCAAAGAGAGTGAACGAATTTTGAAAAATTTTGAAGGCACAAAACGCATAAGCAAAATTTATATGCTTACAAGTTTTGAAGAGGCAAAAATTTTAATCGATAGCGAAAAAATTACTACTTTGGTGATTTTTAATGAAGATTTTGCAAGAAATAAAAAGGTCGAAGTTATTGTTGACGGACGCAATTCAAACGCTTCTCAAATCACTTTAGGCTATATAACTTCTATGATAAATGAACCTCAATTCATCAAAATTCGCTATTTATATAATCCGAATGTTGAAAATTTCTGGTGGATTTTACCGAATTTAATAGGACTTATTTCAATGGCGATTTGCGTAATTATGACTGCGATGTCGATTCCTAGAGAACTTGAACTTGGAACAATGGAACAAATTCTGGTTTCTCCGCTTAAACATTTTGAAATTTTGCTTGGAAAATTGACAACCGCGTTTTTAATCGGACTTATTATTTCATTTGTAATTTTTATTTTGATGATAACGGTTTTTGATGTTCCGTTTTTCGGCAGTTTTTGGCTTCTGTTTTTTGGAATTTCCGTGTTTGTTTTCAGCACCTGCGCTACAGGAATTGCAATTTCAGTGTTTGCAAAAACGCAACAGCAGGCGATTTTATACTCTTGCTCTTATTTCGTTCCTTCCATTTTACTTTCGGGTTTTGCCACACCTATAGAAAATATGCCAAGCTGGCTAATTCCGGTGGCAAATTGTTTTCAACTTAAACATTATGCTATTTTTATAAAATCGGTTATTTTAAAAGATACGGCTTTTACTGCGCTGTTGCCGGAACTTTCGGTTATGCTGGTTTTAGGAATTTTTTATTTTATTCTTTCATTTATATTATTTAAAAAGAGGTTTTAA
- a CDS encoding ABC transporter permease → MNLRRIKAVAAKERLQVFRDPSSILIAFILPILLIFLMGYAVNLDNKDIAVSIVSHENSSLSNELTSKFLQSPYFDIHFFKSENLAKQELEDGKSKAVLIIPQNFSKTKNVQLLLDASEPNTAKLIGNYVNLIVSNFMLENFRNLAKNPNFVEIFNITWFNKEISSRNVLIPGSIAIIMTLIGTLLTSLVMAREWEENTIELIFSTPISINELIIGKIIPYIFLSLMSMIICLIIAIFWYKIPFNGSFLMLMLLSIIYLFPALSVGLLISAIAKNQFVASQAAIMLGFLPSFLLSGFVFEISNMPEILQILSVFLHTTYFVNCIKTIFLVGNVMYVMVINIVGMILTGLLYYYFVVKNTKRSLD, encoded by the coding sequence ATGAACTTAAGACGTATAAAAGCAGTTGCCGCTAAAGAGCGATTACAGGTATTCAGAGATCCCAGCTCAATCCTGATAGCATTTATTTTGCCGATTCTATTGATTTTTTTGATGGGTTATGCAGTAAATCTTGATAACAAAGATATTGCCGTGTCTATTGTCTCACATGAAAACTCAAGCTTAAGCAATGAGCTTACTTCAAAATTTTTACAAAGTCCGTATTTTGACATTCATTTTTTTAAAAGTGAAAATTTGGCAAAACAGGAGCTTGAAGACGGCAAAAGCAAAGCAGTTTTAATCATTCCGCAAAATTTCAGCAAAACAAAAAACGTCCAACTCTTACTTGATGCAAGCGAACCGAACACCGCTAAACTGATAGGCAATTATGTAAATTTAATCGTTTCAAATTTTATGCTTGAAAACTTTAGAAACTTAGCTAAAAATCCAAATTTTGTAGAAATTTTTAATATAACTTGGTTTAACAAAGAAATTTCAAGCAGAAATGTTTTGATTCCCGGATCCATCGCCATTATAATGACACTTATAGGCACTCTTTTGACATCACTTGTAATGGCAAGAGAATGGGAAGAAAATACGATTGAGCTGATTTTTTCTACGCCAATCAGTATAAACGAACTAATTATAGGCAAGATTATTCCATATATTTTTTTATCGCTTATGTCTATGATAATATGCCTTATAATTGCGATTTTTTGGTATAAAATTCCTTTTAACGGCAGTTTTTTGATGCTTATGCTACTTAGCATAATTTATCTTTTTCCGGCTTTAAGCGTAGGACTTTTAATCTCGGCGATAGCCAAAAATCAGTTTGTCGCTTCGCAAGCCGCCATTATGCTAGGGTTTTTACCATCTTTTTTACTTTCAGGTTTTGTTTTTGAAATTTCAAATATGCCTGAAATTTTACAAATCTTATCTGTATTTTTGCATACAACATATTTTGTAAATTGTATTAAAACTATCTTTTTAGTTGGAAACGTGATGTATGTAATGGTAATAAATATTGTAGGAATGATACTTACAGGACTTCTTTATTACTATTTCGTTGTAAAAAATACAAAAAGGAGTCTTGATTGA
- a CDS encoding ATP-binding cassette domain-containing protein, with the protein MIKVNGLCKNFGANQALKNLTFNFDAHKIIGIVGSDGSGKTTLLRLFASLMSPSSGTIEILGFNMPNYSEDYLSSIGYMPQNFGLYEQLSCYENLKLYASLKGISNEEEKIKEVLNFMRLYEFKDRFAGDLSGGMKQKLTLCVCLLKNPKILFLDEPGVGVDPVARMEFFDLALGLKESGISIIWATSYQDEAEKFDEILLLSHGEILVQNSPKNAKKILQNRVFSTPKNDEVFQKLRYDEKISQVYYFGNRLKFILKKENELPDLNDFKIEEPDFEDLFLALSKDESKKNAKIKKVQNFKSEELIKVCGLCKSFGDFKAVDDINFDVKSGEIFGLLGPNGAGKSTTFKMLCGLLKPTSGETFVMGKNLNKNPQIKRQIGYMAQKFSLYNDLKVIDNLDFFAGIYELDKNEKKNRVDELCENFGITQFLNFKVKDLSLGIKQRLALICAVLHKPKVLFLDEPTSGVDSITRRDFWEFINEIVKDGSCVMITTHLMDEAEFCDKIMLISQGKSAIFATPEKIKQVTKTDNLQDAFIKLVQKR; encoded by the coding sequence ATGATAAAAGTAAACGGACTTTGTAAAAATTTTGGAGCCAATCAGGCTTTAAAAAATTTAACCTTTAATTTTGATGCACACAAAATCATCGGAATCGTAGGCAGTGATGGAAGTGGTAAAACTACGCTTTTGCGGCTTTTTGCTTCACTTATGAGTCCAAGCAGCGGCACAATCGAAATTTTGGGATTTAATATGCCCAATTACAGCGAAGATTATCTTAGCAGTATCGGTTATATGCCACAAAATTTCGGTCTTTACGAACAGCTTAGCTGCTATGAAAATTTAAAACTTTATGCAAGTTTAAAAGGTATTTCAAACGAAGAGGAAAAGATTAAGGAAGTTTTAAATTTTATGCGGTTGTATGAGTTTAAAGACCGCTTTGCAGGAGATTTAAGCGGCGGAATGAAACAAAAACTAACGCTTTGCGTATGCCTGCTTAAAAACCCTAAAATCCTTTTTTTGGATGAACCCGGTGTCGGCGTGGATCCTGTAGCCAGAATGGAATTTTTTGACCTGGCGTTAGGATTAAAAGAAAGCGGAATTTCCATTATTTGGGCGACTTCTTATCAAGACGAGGCTGAAAAATTTGATGAAATTTTACTTTTAAGTCACGGCGAAATTTTGGTCCAAAACAGCCCGAAAAATGCAAAAAAAATCCTGCAAAACCGTGTTTTCAGCACACCAAAAAACGATGAAGTATTTCAAAAATTAAGATATGATGAAAAAATTTCGCAGGTTTATTACTTTGGAAACAGGCTTAAGTTCATTCTTAAAAAAGAAAATGAGCTGCCTGATTTAAATGATTTTAAAATAGAAGAGCCGGATTTTGAAGATCTGTTTTTAGCACTTTCAAAAGATGAGAGTAAAAAAAATGCCAAAATAAAAAAGGTACAAAATTTTAAAAGTGAAGAGCTGATAAAAGTTTGCGGATTGTGCAAATCTTTCGGCGATTTCAAAGCCGTTGACGATATAAATTTCGATGTAAAAAGCGGTGAAATTTTTGGGCTTTTAGGACCGAACGGTGCCGGAAAATCAACAACTTTTAAAATGCTTTGCGGTCTTTTAAAACCGACATCCGGCGAGACTTTTGTAATGGGAAAAAATCTTAATAAAAATCCGCAGATAAAAAGGCAAATCGGATATATGGCGCAGAAATTTTCACTCTATAATGACTTAAAAGTTATTGACAATTTAGATTTTTTTGCAGGAATTTACGAACTTGATAAAAATGAAAAGAAAAATCGCGTTGACGAGCTTTGCGAGAATTTTGGAATTACACAATTCTTAAATTTTAAAGTAAAAGATCTTTCTTTGGGTATAAAACAGCGTTTAGCGCTGATTTGCGCGGTTTTGCATAAACCGAAAGTACTTTTCCTAGATGAACCGACAAGCGGAGTTGATAGCATTACAAGGCGCGATTTTTGGGAGTTTATAAACGAGATTGTAAAAGACGGAAGTTGTGTTATGATTACTACGCATTTAATGGATGAAGCTGAATTTTGTGACAAAATAATGCTTATTTCGCAAGGCAAATCGGCGATTTTCGCTACACCTGAAAAAATCAAACAGGTAACAAAAACAGATAATCTACAGGATGCGTTTATAAAATTGGTACAGAAAAGATGA
- a CDS encoding HlyD family efflux transporter periplasmic adaptor subunit: MKNFKTRIIIYAVLLVILLAAFKLYTFYSLNNGEIFYGNIDRQTQALSFEFPGRIKNLLKDEGDFIKKGEALAVLDDEYLQNALVQLDAQIAQNKAILEKLENGYRYEDIDQAKAEAAKSEANLNEAKKTFERQKQLLNTNSTSKQNFDTAKAKFELAVAAASAARSNLSKLENGYEKLDIKAQKSLVELLEAKREKINIDLKNSVIVAPNNGTVLTKFKENGENAGAHEPVYEIAKVDDFWVRAYVDEKNLGLFKVGDKMEIYTDFREKPYAGHISFIATVCEFTPKNVQTIELRTNLVYRFKVNFDEIDDKIKQGVPVHVKKVK, from the coding sequence ATGAAAAATTTCAAAACAAGAATTATAATTTATGCCGTTTTGTTGGTTATTTTACTTGCGGCTTTTAAGCTTTATACATTTTATTCGTTGAATAACGGCGAGATTTTCTATGGAAATATCGACCGCCAGACGCAAGCTCTCTCTTTTGAATTTCCCGGTCGAATTAAAAATCTTTTAAAAGATGAAGGAGATTTTATCAAAAAAGGTGAAGCGTTAGCCGTTTTGGATGATGAATATCTGCAAAACGCTCTTGTTCAGCTTGATGCACAAATCGCGCAGAACAAAGCCATTTTAGAAAAACTTGAAAACGGCTACAGATACGAAGATATCGATCAGGCAAAGGCTGAAGCGGCTAAAAGCGAAGCAAATTTAAACGAAGCTAAAAAAACTTTCGAACGCCAAAAGCAACTTTTAAATACAAACTCTACATCAAAACAAAATTTCGATACCGCAAAGGCGAAATTTGAACTTGCAGTCGCAGCGGCGAGTGCAGCCAGATCAAATCTTTCAAAACTTGAAAACGGCTACGAAAAACTTGATATAAAGGCGCAAAAATCGCTTGTGGAGTTGCTTGAAGCAAAACGCGAAAAGATAAATATAGATCTTAAAAATTCAGTTATCGTTGCGCCGAATAATGGCACCGTTCTTACAAAATTTAAAGAAAACGGCGAAAATGCCGGAGCCCATGAACCTGTTTATGAGATTGCAAAAGTTGATGATTTTTGGGTCAGAGCTTATGTGGATGAAAAAAATTTAGGCCTTTTTAAAGTTGGCGATAAAATGGAAATTTATACCGATTTTAGAGAAAAACCATATGCCGGACATATCAGTTTTATAGCGACGGTTTGTGAATTTACGCCAAAAAATGTCCAAACAATCGAGCTTAGAACAAATTTAGTGTATAGATTTAAAGTAAATTTTGACGAGATTGACGACAAAATCAAACAAGGCGTTCCCGTACACGTTAAAAAAGTAAAATGA